DNA from Methanomassiliicoccus luminyensis B10:
GGCTGAACGTCAGCCCGCTGGGCTCGGCCGCCCTGGCGGGGACGACGTACAGCATCGACCGCCGGTACACCGCCAAGCTGCTGGGCTTCGAGGCCCCCTGCGCCAACTCTATCGATGGCGTCTCGGACCGCGATTTCGTCGCCGAGTACCTCTTCAACGCTTCGCTGTGCGCGGTGCACCTGTCGTCCCTGTGCGAAGAGCTGGCGTACTGGTCATCGCCCGAGTTCGGCTTCATCGAGATGGCCGACGCCTACTCCACCGGGAGCAGCATCATGCCGCAGAAGAAGAACCCCGACGTGGCCGAGCTCACCCGCGGACGGGCGGGGGCCGCCATCGGGGACCTGGTGAACATCCTGGTGACGATGAAAGGCCTCCCGCTCTCGTACAATCGGGACCTCCAAGAGGACAAGGGCGCACTGTTCGCCTCGTACGACCGCCTGGTCCCCTGCCTGCGCATGTGCGGGGCCATGTTATCCACCCTGAAGTTCAGGAAGGACCGCATGCTCGAGGCCGCCAAGGAGGGGTTCCTCAACGCCACCGACCTGGCCGACTACCTGGTGGTCAAGGGCATGCCGTTCCGCAAGGCCCACGAGGTCGTGGGCGGGGCGGTCCGCTACTGCATCGACCGCGGGAAGCGGCTGGACGACCTGTCCCTCGACGAGCTGGTGACGTTCAGCGGCCTCATCGGGGAGGACGTGTTTGAGGTCCTGCCCATCGAGAAGTGCGTGCGCCGCCGCCGTTCCCTCGGCGGCACCTCGCCGGACGCTATGCCGGAGCAGGTCCACCATGCCACCGAGTCGCTGGAGCGCCAGGGCGTGTTCGCGGCCAGGGAGCGGGAGAACATCCGGAAAGCGTTCGCGAACCTGGCCCGGTCGGCCTGAACGCCGCGCTGCCGCCCCGGACCCGTGAACAAGTTATTTATCCGCGGCGCTGAGAGTCCAATAGCGGAGGGACCGACGAATGGTATGGGACACCGGCAGGGCCATCATCACCGCGATGGTGAGCACCATCGTGATGATCCTGCTGAGCGTGGTCTACTTCGCCATAACGCTCTTCTTCGTCAGGACCGCTGCGGACATAATATTCGCGGAGAGCGTCAGCGTGGACTGGGCGGTGCTGGCGGCGGCGATAATAACGTTCGGCTCGATGGTCGGCGCGGTGCTGGGCTCCCGGCAGTGAGGCTTATTCGTCCGGCCGGCCCAGAGCGTTCCATTCCAGAGTGTGCTTGATCCCTGCCTTGGACAGCATCTTGCTGATCTTCTCGCCCAGGCGGACGACCTCGCTGCTGGCGTTGTTGGACTTGATGTAGAACTGGTTCTCCCCTATGGGGAAGATGAGCCTCATGCGGCCCTTGCGGTTGTACCCCTCGGGCTTCTCGTTCCTGCGAAGCGCCTGGACGTTGAGGAAGATGAACATCTGCATAACGTCATCGTCATCGGGCATCTGGTCCGTTTCCTCGAGGAAGTTGGTCAGGATCTCCGGGAACACTTCCTCAAGGTCCTTGAACTCAAATGAATCGTCGAAAACGAAGTGCCCGCTGGTCGCCTTCATTGTCTATTCGTAAGGTAGGTGTGTATTTAAAAGTTGCCACACCGCACGTCGCTGGACATGAAAAACCTGGGCGGGCCCAACGGGTGCGGTGCAGTTATATCAGCAGTAGTGGATTGGTGGAGGCATGCTCGTAGCAATGACCATCGCGGGCTCCGATTCCTCGGGCGGGGCGGGCATCGAGGCGGACATAAAGGCCATGGCCTCCCTCGGCGTGCACGCCGCGTTCGCGCTGACCGCCGTCACGTCCCAGAACACCCAGAGGGTCGCTTCCATCTTTCCCATCCCTCCTGAGGTGGTCGTCTCCCAGATCGACTCCGTCCTGGAGGACGTGCCGGTCTCGGCAGCCAAGACCGGCATGCTGTTCTCCGCACCCATCGCGGAGGCGGTGGCTCAGCGCCTATCCGGGGAGGACGTCCCTCTGGTGGTGGACCCGGTGCTGGTAGCGGGGGTCGGGGACCCCCTGGGCCGCGCGGACCTGGTGGACGCCATCAAGGAAAGGATCGTCCCGCTGGCCACCATCCTCACGCCCAACGTGCCTGAGGCGGAGGCGCTGGTGGGGCGTAGGATACGCAACGAGGATGACGTGAGGAGAGCCTGCCGCGAGCTGGGGGACATAGGCGCGGAGGCGGTGCTGCTCAAGGGAGGGCATCTTGGCGACGGG
Protein-coding regions in this window:
- the argH gene encoding argininosuccinate lyase, translated to MSLSNDQKVLWSGRFKEGAAESTLAFTSSLDVDQRLASYDVMGSIAHARMLARQGIISKEDGEKIEAGLKEILAQVEDGTLPIDPKLEDIHSNVEFLLTDKVKDAGARLHTARSRNDQVVTDVRMFLRDAVLDTVIAIMGLEKALIDTAKENAETLMPGFTHMQHAQPITVGHHLMAHQARLQRDAERLMDSYQRLNVSPLGSAALAGTTYSIDRRYTAKLLGFEAPCANSIDGVSDRDFVAEYLFNASLCAVHLSSLCEELAYWSSPEFGFIEMADAYSTGSSIMPQKKNPDVAELTRGRAGAAIGDLVNILVTMKGLPLSYNRDLQEDKGALFASYDRLVPCLRMCGAMLSTLKFRKDRMLEAAKEGFLNATDLADYLVVKGMPFRKAHEVVGGAVRYCIDRGKRLDDLSLDELVTFSGLIGEDVFEVLPIEKCVRRRRSLGGTSPDAMPEQVHHATESLERQGVFAARERENIRKAFANLARSA